A genomic region of Venturia canescens isolate UGA chromosome 7, ASM1945775v1, whole genome shotgun sequence contains the following coding sequences:
- the LOC122413576 gene encoding uncharacterized protein: MAENSHIYVSRSGRKTKQLFTDLTFSGTNNRKTKTMPIMNDERTRMTETNSHNDLGEEREELNRLRRELEQMKKDLEAKLSENAPAVNTPNPSTSSVEDLSMVMNAKFGEYNQPSGERKQHNRGRYRNNNHPKNYSDTNNMPYNGGNMNFNLPDTRFPPPVSSTAPAQNNNIGHYDPPRQSSNYPLN, from the exons ATGGCCGAGAACAGCCATATATACGTATCAAGAAGTGGTCGCAAAACGAAACAATTATTCACTGATCTCACATTCTCAGGtacgaataatcgaaaaacaaaaaccatGCCGATAATGAACGACGAAAGAACGAGAATGACGGAGACAAACAGTCACAATGATTtgggagaagagagagaggaattGAATAGACTTCGTCGTGAGCTCgagcaaatgaaaaaagatctcGAAGCAAAGTTGAGCGAGAACGCGCCAGCAGTAAACACGCCTAATCCATCAACATCGAGCGTCGAGGATTTGAGCATGGTT ATGAACGCGAAGTTCGGAGAATACAATCAACCATCCGGAGAACGTAAACAACATAACCGTGGACGgtatcgaaataataatcatccCAAGAATTATTCCGACACAAATAATATGCCGTATAATgggggaaatatgaattttaatttaccCGACACGCGGTTTCCTCCACCGGTATCGTCCACAGCTCCCGCTCAAAATAATAACATAGGCCATTATGATCCTCCTAGACAGTCGAGTAATTATCCTTTAAACTAA